One region of Streptomyces capillispiralis genomic DNA includes:
- a CDS encoding SUKH-4 family immunity protein, whose product MVTFAQAQERAEEWVNGDVPSYQHREVRVREFDLGFVVWAEDRADGPRSDGGAQRLVIARDSGEATLWPALPVGEVIRRYEEEYGRDAAAAEPVAAPAARVDLNQTSFLLSPPEWLQEAADRLGIPDRRGETSGSGTGAGTGAGTGTGAGTGTGTGTGTGAGAGAGAVSAAASAAGSDSGSGSGSGSASYGSGSGPASGSGSGSGGEAAGAPAGAGSGAAWPAAGGSGAQPGDGVPAGATPWAGTDTNADAGEDRSVPLPETVFAPQLSEPGGDTPPPAAAPEAQTALMSGGSALPPTAVAPALADPGAGQGAPGAPRYGYPQGPGGVPGAPAPGAPGPGVPTPPPAGTAHPERPLAPNAGDIADAATSKATPPPRRGAGATTPPPPGAPGTPGARPVPPPPPGAPGSTPPPPSAAPAGGYVPTQMVSALGPDGPGGSPAPRPPGATPPPPGTPTPPPGAPGGTPPGGVHHAATMLADPSAMGPGAPGGPGAPQPPGPPGAPGAPGAPGAPGMAPPGPPGVPGVSGMPGAPQPPGAPGVPGGTAGGRGPVHHAETVLAAPPVGGPGTPPPPAPPGVPAGAPPMPPGGMPPGTPAPGVPVGGRPPAYGYPPQPTGQPTVGPGYQAVLRYRAQDGSEQQLIRRSAPGTPHPEWQIFHELRAMNVPPDRVLELHTELESCELPGAYCARMIREQWPQARITSIAPYGTDHASRQQGMQQLLAHQGELHQVADGPARPAPVRAPIAPVQPVAPVPPEAVAQELAGAFGPGVFRFEQAAVSRQGVPPVVAHTLVVAGLPMDMGPFFWAQAQPGRPVPTLAELAAERGVQPAPDAGSYLVMGSDFGKAICVQYGTANIVAVPVEAGPGGAPVPPQFVNTGLPEFARCLALLGRMWRLRFGLNQEQAGRWTVDFQAQLAALDPAALGSPESWWSVLLEQMWDGLL is encoded by the coding sequence ATGGTGACGTTCGCGCAGGCGCAGGAGCGCGCGGAGGAGTGGGTCAACGGGGATGTGCCGTCGTACCAGCATCGTGAGGTGCGGGTGCGGGAGTTCGACCTCGGGTTCGTGGTGTGGGCGGAGGACCGTGCGGACGGGCCCCGTTCGGACGGTGGTGCGCAGCGGCTGGTGATCGCCCGTGACAGCGGCGAGGCGACGCTGTGGCCGGCGTTGCCGGTGGGCGAGGTGATCCGCCGGTACGAGGAGGAGTACGGCCGGGACGCCGCGGCAGCGGAGCCGGTGGCGGCTCCCGCGGCGCGGGTGGATCTGAATCAGACGTCGTTCCTGTTGAGTCCGCCGGAGTGGTTGCAGGAGGCCGCGGACCGGCTGGGGATTCCGGATCGGCGGGGGGAGACTTCCGGGTCTGGGACCGGGGCTGGGACTGGGGCTGGGACTGGGACTGGGGCTGGGACTGGGACCGGGACTGGGACTGGGACTGGGGCCGGGGCTGGGGCTGGGGCTGTGTCGGCAGCGGCTTCGGCTGCGGGTTCCGATTCCGGTTCGGGTTCGGGTTCGGGTTCCGCTTCTTACGGTTCGGGTTCCGGTCCCGCTTCGGGTTCTGGTTCGGGTTCGGGTGGTGAGGCGGCCGGTGCGCCTGCCGGGGCGGGCAGTGGTGCCGCGTGGCCCGCGGCCGGGGGCAGCGGTGCGCAGCCGGGTGACGGTGTGCCTGCCGGGGCGACCCCGTGGGCCGGGACGGACACCAATGCCGATGCCGGTGAGGACCGGTCGGTGCCGCTGCCGGAGACCGTGTTCGCGCCGCAGTTGAGCGAGCCCGGCGGGGACACCCCGCCGCCCGCGGCGGCGCCGGAGGCGCAGACGGCGCTGATGTCGGGCGGCAGCGCGCTTCCGCCCACGGCTGTCGCGCCGGCGCTCGCGGACCCCGGTGCGGGGCAGGGTGCGCCGGGTGCGCCGCGGTACGGCTATCCGCAGGGTCCCGGCGGTGTTCCGGGTGCTCCCGCGCCGGGTGCTCCCGGGCCGGGTGTTCCGACGCCGCCGCCGGCCGGTACGGCCCATCCGGAGCGGCCGCTCGCGCCCAACGCCGGGGACATCGCCGACGCCGCGACCAGCAAGGCGACTCCGCCGCCGCGTCGCGGTGCGGGTGCGACGACTCCCCCGCCTCCGGGTGCGCCGGGGACCCCGGGGGCGCGGCCGGTCCCGCCCCCGCCGCCGGGCGCCCCGGGCAGCACGCCTCCGCCGCCGTCGGCCGCTCCGGCGGGCGGGTACGTTCCGACGCAGATGGTGTCGGCGCTCGGCCCGGACGGGCCGGGGGGTTCACCGGCGCCGCGGCCGCCCGGTGCGACGCCTCCGCCGCCGGGGACCCCGACGCCGCCGCCCGGCGCGCCCGGTGGCACGCCGCCCGGTGGTGTCCACCACGCCGCGACGATGCTCGCCGACCCGAGCGCGATGGGCCCGGGCGCGCCCGGCGGCCCCGGAGCGCCGCAGCCGCCGGGTCCTCCCGGCGCCCCGGGTGCCCCGGGTGCTCCGGGTGCTCCCGGGATGGCACCGCCCGGGCCTCCCGGTGTTCCGGGTGTGTCCGGTATGCCCGGGGCTCCGCAGCCGCCGGGTGCGCCCGGCGTTCCGGGCGGTACGGCTGGCGGCCGTGGTCCGGTGCACCATGCGGAGACCGTGCTGGCCGCGCCCCCGGTCGGCGGGCCGGGTACGCCTCCGCCGCCCGCTCCCCCCGGCGTGCCCGCGGGCGCTCCTCCGATGCCGCCCGGTGGGATGCCGCCCGGTACGCCCGCGCCGGGTGTGCCGGTCGGGGGCAGGCCGCCGGCGTACGGCTATCCGCCGCAGCCCACCGGTCAGCCGACCGTCGGCCCCGGGTACCAGGCGGTGCTGCGCTACCGCGCGCAGGACGGTTCCGAGCAGCAGCTGATCCGGCGTTCGGCGCCGGGTACGCCGCACCCGGAGTGGCAGATCTTCCATGAGCTGCGCGCCATGAACGTGCCGCCGGACCGGGTGCTGGAGCTGCACACCGAGCTGGAGTCGTGCGAGCTGCCGGGTGCGTACTGCGCGCGGATGATCCGGGAGCAGTGGCCGCAGGCGCGCATCACGTCCATCGCGCCGTACGGCACGGACCATGCGAGCCGGCAGCAGGGCATGCAGCAACTGCTAGCCCATCAGGGTGAGTTGCATCAGGTGGCGGACGGTCCCGCGCGCCCCGCGCCGGTGCGTGCGCCGATCGCGCCGGTGCAGCCGGTTGCGCCGGTTCCGCCGGAGGCGGTCGCGCAGGAGCTGGCGGGGGCCTTCGGTCCCGGGGTGTTCCGGTTCGAGCAGGCGGCGGTGTCCCGGCAGGGCGTGCCGCCGGTGGTGGCGCACACGCTGGTGGTGGCCGGGCTGCCGATGGACATGGGCCCGTTCTTCTGGGCGCAGGCGCAGCCGGGCCGTCCGGTGCCGACGCTGGCGGAGCTGGCGGCGGAGCGGGGCGTGCAGCCGGCCCCGGACGCGGGTTCGTACCTGGTGATGGGCAGCGACTTCGGCAAGGCGATCTGTGTGCAGTACGGCACGGCGAACATCGTCGCGGTGCCGGTGGAGGCGGGGCCGGGCGGTGCACCGGTGCCGCCGCAGTTCGTGAACACCGGGCTGCCGGAGTTCGCGCGCTGCCTGGCGCTGCTGGGCCGGATGTGGCGGCTGCGGTTCGGGTTGAACCAGGAGCAGGCGGGCCGCTGGACGGTTGACTTCCAGGCGCAGCTGGCCGCGCTGGACCCGGCGGCGCTGGGGTCGCCGGAGAGCTGGTGGTCGGTGCTGCTGGAGCAGATGTGGGACGGACTGCTCTGA
- a CDS encoding cellulose-binding protein, whose product MSSTSVASQGFEVVRGRGYRPLQVIAYVEALSRDRDAAWERAARLTVLAREMEEELQVLRERVAGLAPQTYESLGESARRLFELAEEEATAVRESARQQAQDVMDLARDDASGVREASQAYAGTVRAGADEQARERLLAARAEADEIRIGARLEVKEKRGELLAELREMRQRTSELLARRAEEQAGRLDEAEREEAGRVAALDARHAEAEARAEEALAEARQAFADAEESARRRAEEARERAEELLAGARARAEGIARETERVLRDHADARESVQTHMDHVCASLSALTGRVVE is encoded by the coding sequence GTGAGCAGCACATCGGTGGCGTCGCAGGGCTTCGAGGTCGTGCGGGGGCGCGGCTACCGGCCCTTGCAGGTGATCGCGTACGTCGAGGCCCTCTCGCGGGACCGTGACGCCGCCTGGGAGCGGGCCGCGCGGCTGACGGTGCTCGCCCGGGAGATGGAGGAGGAACTCCAGGTCCTGCGGGAGCGGGTGGCGGGGCTGGCCCCCCAGACGTACGAGTCGCTCGGGGAGAGCGCGCGTCGGCTGTTCGAGCTGGCCGAGGAGGAGGCGACGGCCGTGCGGGAGTCGGCGCGGCAGCAGGCGCAGGACGTCATGGACCTGGCGCGGGACGACGCGAGTGGTGTGCGGGAGGCCTCGCAGGCGTACGCCGGTACGGTGCGCGCCGGCGCGGACGAGCAGGCCCGGGAGCGGCTGCTCGCGGCCCGCGCGGAGGCCGACGAGATCCGGATCGGGGCCCGGCTGGAGGTGAAGGAGAAGCGCGGGGAGTTGCTGGCGGAGCTGCGGGAGATGCGGCAGCGCACCTCCGAGCTGCTGGCCCGGCGGGCCGAGGAGCAGGCGGGGCGGCTGGACGAGGCGGAGCGGGAGGAGGCCGGGCGGGTGGCCGCGCTGGACGCCCGTCACGCGGAGGCGGAGGCGCGCGCCGAGGAGGCGCTGGCCGAGGCGCGGCAGGCCTTCGCCGATGCGGAGGAGTCGGCGCGGCGCCGCGCGGAGGAGGCGCGGGAGCGCGCGGAGGAGCTGCTGGCGGGGGCGCGCGCCCGCGCGGAGGGCATCGCGCGGGAGACCGAGCGGGTGCTGCGCGACCACGCGGATGCGCGGGAGAGCGTGCAGACGCACATGGACCATGTGTGCGCCAGCCTCAGCGCGCTGACCGGCCGGGTGGTGGAGTGA
- a CDS encoding MFS transporter encodes MGSTRPVTRDGTHSATGGRRGAVVAALMLAMALAALDSTIVSTAVPQIVGDLGGFSYFSWLFSGYLLAVTVSLPVYGKLSDTFGRKPVLVVGAALFLLGSLLCAAAWNMAALIAFRVVQGLGGGALQGTVQTLAADLYPLEERPKIQARLSTVWAVSAVAGPGIGGVLAGYADWRWIFLVNLPVGAVALWLIVRHLHEPKREERHRARVDWAGACAIFACGGVLLTALVQGGVAWPWLSAPSLALFAAGAVLLAVVVVVEHRAAEPIIPGWVWRRRTIAAVNLALGALGLLMVAPTVFLPTYAQSVLGLGPVAAGFVLSVWTLTWPISAALSQHVYRRVGFRNTAMLGIGTAALVLLAFPFLPYPGQAWQPALLMCLLGAALGLFQLPLIIGVQSSVAWEERGTATASILFCRQTGQTVGAALFGAVANGVLAARLGGASDLDSVTHALDAGAVPEVTRRAVADAVHAVYLGAAGAAALAFVVLLVLAPRRFPVLLKD; translated from the coding sequence GTGGGCAGCACCAGACCGGTGACACGCGACGGCACGCACTCCGCGACGGGCGGGCGGCGCGGAGCCGTCGTCGCCGCCCTGATGCTCGCGATGGCGCTGGCGGCACTCGACTCCACCATCGTCTCCACGGCCGTCCCGCAGATCGTCGGCGACCTCGGCGGCTTCTCCTACTTCTCCTGGCTCTTCTCCGGCTATCTGCTGGCCGTCACGGTCTCCCTGCCCGTCTACGGCAAGCTCTCCGACACCTTCGGCCGCAAACCCGTCCTCGTCGTCGGCGCCGCGCTGTTCCTGCTGGGCTCGCTGCTGTGCGCCGCGGCCTGGAACATGGCCGCGCTCATCGCGTTCCGTGTCGTGCAGGGCCTGGGCGGCGGCGCCCTCCAGGGAACGGTGCAGACACTCGCCGCCGACCTCTACCCGCTGGAGGAACGCCCGAAGATCCAGGCGCGCCTGTCCACCGTGTGGGCGGTCTCCGCGGTGGCCGGCCCCGGCATCGGCGGGGTGCTCGCCGGCTACGCCGACTGGCGCTGGATCTTCCTCGTCAACCTGCCCGTCGGCGCGGTGGCGTTGTGGCTGATTGTCCGTCACCTCCACGAGCCCAAGCGGGAGGAACGCCACCGCGCGCGCGTGGACTGGGCCGGCGCCTGCGCGATCTTCGCCTGCGGCGGCGTCCTCCTCACCGCTCTCGTGCAGGGCGGCGTCGCCTGGCCCTGGCTGTCCGCCCCGTCACTCGCCCTGTTCGCGGCGGGCGCCGTCCTGCTGGCCGTGGTGGTCGTCGTGGAGCACCGCGCGGCGGAGCCGATCATTCCCGGCTGGGTGTGGCGCCGCCGCACGATCGCCGCGGTCAACCTGGCGCTGGGCGCGCTGGGCCTGCTGATGGTCGCCCCGACCGTCTTCCTGCCGACCTACGCGCAGTCGGTCCTCGGCCTCGGGCCGGTGGCCGCCGGATTCGTGCTGTCCGTATGGACGTTGACCTGGCCGATCTCGGCCGCCCTCAGCCAGCACGTGTACCGGCGCGTCGGCTTCCGCAACACAGCGATGCTCGGCATCGGCACGGCCGCGCTCGTCCTCCTCGCCTTCCCCTTCCTGCCCTACCCCGGCCAGGCGTGGCAGCCGGCGCTGCTGATGTGTCTGCTGGGCGCGGCGCTCGGCCTGTTCCAGCTCCCGCTGATCATCGGGGTGCAGTCGTCGGTGGCGTGGGAGGAGCGCGGCACGGCGACCGCGTCGATCCTCTTCTGCCGGCAAACCGGCCAGACCGTCGGGGCGGCCCTGTTCGGCGCGGTCGCCAACGGCGTGCTGGCCGCCCGCCTCGGCGGCGCGAGCGACCTGGACTCCGTCACCCACGCGCTGGACGCGGGCGCCGTGCCCGAGGTGACCCGCCGGGCCGTCGCGGACGCCGTGCACGCGGTCTACCTGGGCGCGGCGGGCGCGGCCGCCCTGGCGTTCGTGGTGCTGCTGGTCCTCGCGCCGCGCAGGTTCCCGGTCCTCCTCAAGGACTGA
- a CDS encoding ABC transporter ATP-binding protein: MTSAVTIPRHGGTGGRTAVAARARQVVKAYGSGETRVVALDHVDVDIARGQFTAIMGPSGSGKSTLMHCLAGLDTVTSGQIYLDETEITGLKDKKLTRLRRDRIGFIFQAFNLLPTLNAIENITLPMDIAGRKPDKGWLDRVVETVGLAERLKHRPTQLSGGQQQRVAVARALAARPEIIFGDEPTGNLDSRAGAEVLGFLRRSVDELGQTIVMVTHDPVAASYADRVLYLADGRIVDEMHQPTAEQVLDRMKDFDARGRTS, translated from the coding sequence GTGACATCGGCTGTGACCATTCCCAGGCACGGGGGCACTGGAGGGCGTACGGCCGTTGCCGCGCGGGCGCGGCAGGTCGTGAAGGCGTACGGGTCGGGCGAGACCCGTGTCGTCGCGCTCGACCACGTCGACGTGGACATCGCCCGCGGCCAGTTCACCGCGATCATGGGCCCCTCGGGGTCCGGCAAGTCCACGCTGATGCACTGCCTGGCCGGGCTCGACACCGTCACCAGCGGTCAGATCTACCTGGACGAGACCGAGATCACCGGTCTGAAGGACAAGAAGCTCACCCGGCTGCGCCGGGACCGGATCGGTTTCATCTTCCAGGCGTTCAACCTGCTGCCGACGCTGAACGCGATAGAGAACATCACGCTGCCCATGGACATCGCCGGCCGCAAGCCCGACAAGGGATGGCTGGACCGGGTGGTGGAGACCGTCGGTCTCGCGGAGCGGCTGAAGCACCGGCCGACGCAGTTGTCCGGCGGTCAGCAGCAGCGGGTCGCGGTGGCGCGGGCGCTGGCGGCCCGCCCGGAGATCATCTTCGGTGACGAGCCGACCGGAAACCTCGACTCCCGGGCCGGCGCCGAGGTGCTCGGCTTCCTGCGCCGCTCGGTGGACGAGCTGGGCCAGACCATCGTGATGGTCACCCACGACCCGGTCGCCGCCTCCTACGCGGACCGGGTGCTCTACCTGGCCGACGGCCGCATCGTCGACGAGATGCACCAGCCGACGGCCGAGCAGGTGCTGGACCGCATGAAGGACTTCGACGCCCGGGGGCGCACGTCATGA
- a CDS encoding ABC transporter permease, whose product MTVLKTSMRNFFAHKGRMALSAIAVLLSVAFVCGTLVFTDTMSTTFDKLFAATSSDVTVSAKGASDSGETTSDNGRPPVLQASVLDEVKGAEGVKSAEGTVFSTSVTVVDGDKDSLSPTSGGPTIVGSWNGNDARTMKITDGAAPRGADQIMVDADTADKHGLKLGDEIGVINVVGTHTAKISGIADFTVTNPGAAIFYLDTRTAQRTLVGEDDVYTNVNVTAAAGVSDAQLKKNVVAALGGDHKVQTAEETAEANQKDVEGFMSVMKYAMLGFAGIAFLVGIFLIINTFSMLVAQRTREIGLMRAIGSSRKQVNRSVLVEALLLGVFGSLLGVGAGVGLAVGLMKLMGTMGMELSTDDLTVAWTTPALGLLLGVVVTVLAAYLPARRAGRISPMAALRDAGTPADARAGWIRGAIGLALTGSGAFALYLAGAADKAADGSLWLGLGVVLSLIGFVVIGPVLAGGVVRVLGAVLLRAFGPVGRMAERNALRNPRRTGATGAALMIGLALVACLSVVGSSMVASATDELDKTVGTDFIIQSDSGQLITPQAVEAAKSAPGVERITEYKWTEADFTTPDGKTVKDTAITAADPTYATDLRVETVAGKLTDAYRPDAMSVHEDFAKDHGISIGSKIEVAFKDGSTGALTVRAITSSEAVIDAGAMYTSIDTLARYVPADKMPLDTLLFVAAKDGQQDAAYKSLKGALHDYPQYTVRDQTDYKEALKDQIGQLLNMIYGLLALAIVVAVLGVVNTLALSVVERTREIGLMRAIGLSRRQLRRMIRMESVVIALFGALLGLGLGLGWGATAQQLLALEGLKILDIPWPTIIGVFIGSAFVGLFAALVPAFRAGRMNVLNAIATE is encoded by the coding sequence ATGACCGTCCTGAAGACCTCGATGCGCAACTTCTTCGCGCACAAGGGGCGGATGGCGCTGTCCGCCATCGCCGTCCTGCTGTCGGTGGCCTTCGTCTGCGGCACCCTCGTCTTCACGGACACCATGTCCACGACGTTCGACAAGCTCTTCGCCGCCACGTCGTCGGACGTCACGGTCAGCGCCAAGGGCGCCTCCGACAGCGGGGAGACGACCTCCGACAACGGCAGGCCGCCGGTCCTGCAGGCCTCCGTGCTCGACGAGGTCAAGGGCGCCGAGGGCGTGAAGTCGGCCGAGGGCACGGTGTTCTCCACCTCGGTGACCGTCGTCGACGGAGACAAGGACAGCCTCTCGCCCACCAGCGGCGGCCCGACCATCGTCGGCAGCTGGAACGGCAACGACGCCCGCACCATGAAGATCACGGACGGTGCCGCGCCCCGGGGCGCGGACCAGATCATGGTCGACGCCGACACCGCCGACAAGCACGGCCTGAAGCTCGGCGACGAGATCGGCGTGATCAACGTGGTCGGCACCCACACCGCGAAGATCTCCGGCATCGCCGACTTCACCGTCACCAACCCCGGTGCCGCGATCTTCTACCTCGACACGAGGACCGCGCAGCGGACGCTGGTCGGCGAGGACGACGTCTACACCAACGTCAACGTCACCGCCGCGGCCGGCGTCAGCGACGCCCAGCTGAAGAAGAACGTGGTGGCCGCGCTCGGCGGCGACCACAAGGTGCAGACCGCCGAGGAGACCGCGGAGGCCAACCAGAAGGACGTCGAGGGCTTCATGAGCGTCATGAAGTACGCGATGCTCGGCTTCGCCGGGATCGCCTTCCTCGTCGGCATCTTCCTGATCATCAACACGTTCTCCATGCTGGTCGCCCAGCGCACCCGCGAGATCGGTCTGATGCGGGCGATCGGCTCGTCCCGCAAGCAGGTCAACCGCTCGGTGCTGGTCGAGGCCCTGCTGCTCGGGGTGTTCGGCTCGCTCCTCGGCGTCGGCGCCGGCGTCGGCCTCGCCGTCGGCCTGATGAAGCTCATGGGCACGATGGGCATGGAGCTGTCCACGGACGACCTCACGGTGGCGTGGACGACCCCGGCGCTCGGACTGCTCCTCGGCGTCGTCGTCACCGTGCTCGCCGCCTATCTGCCCGCCCGGCGGGCCGGCAGGATCTCCCCGATGGCCGCGCTGCGCGACGCCGGCACCCCGGCGGACGCCAGGGCCGGCTGGATACGCGGCGCGATCGGCCTGGCCCTCACCGGCTCCGGCGCGTTCGCCCTGTACCTGGCGGGCGCCGCGGACAAGGCCGCGGACGGCTCCCTCTGGCTGGGCCTGGGCGTGGTGCTGTCCCTGATCGGCTTCGTCGTCATCGGTCCGGTGCTGGCGGGCGGCGTGGTCCGGGTGCTCGGCGCGGTCCTGCTGCGGGCCTTCGGCCCCGTGGGCCGCATGGCCGAGCGCAACGCCCTGCGCAACCCGCGCCGCACCGGCGCGACGGGCGCCGCGCTGATGATCGGGCTCGCCCTGGTGGCCTGTCTGTCGGTCGTCGGTTCCTCCATGGTGGCCTCCGCCACCGACGAGCTCGACAAGACCGTCGGCACGGACTTCATCATCCAGTCCGACAGCGGCCAGCTGATCACCCCGCAGGCCGTCGAGGCCGCCAAGTCCGCGCCCGGGGTGGAGCGGATCACCGAGTACAAGTGGACCGAGGCCGACTTCACCACGCCCGACGGCAAGACGGTGAAGGACACCGCGATCACGGCGGCCGACCCGACGTACGCGACCGACCTGCGGGTCGAGACCGTGGCCGGCAAGCTCACCGACGCCTACCGGCCCGACGCGATGTCCGTGCACGAGGACTTCGCCAAGGACCACGGCATCAGCATCGGGTCGAAGATCGAAGTCGCGTTCAAGGACGGTTCGACGGGCGCGCTGACGGTCCGGGCGATCACCAGCAGTGAGGCCGTCATCGACGCCGGCGCGATGTACACGTCCATCGACACGCTCGCCCGGTATGTGCCGGCCGACAAGATGCCGCTGGACACCCTGCTGTTCGTCGCGGCGAAGGACGGGCAGCAGGACGCCGCGTACAAGTCGCTGAAGGGCGCGCTGCACGACTACCCGCAGTACACCGTGCGCGACCAGACCGACTACAAGGAAGCGCTGAAGGACCAGATAGGTCAGCTGCTGAACATGATCTACGGTCTGCTGGCCCTGGCGATCGTCGTCGCCGTCCTCGGTGTGGTGAACACGCTGGCCCTGTCGGTCGTGGAGCGCACCCGGGAGATCGGTCTGATGCGGGCCATCGGCCTGTCGCGCCGGCAGCTGCGCCGCATGATCCGCATGGAGTCGGTCGTGATCGCCCTCTTCGGTGCCCTGCTGGGGCTGGGCCTGGGGCTGGGCTGGGGCGCGACCGCGCAGCAGCTGCTGGCCCTGGAGGGCCTGAAGATCCTGGACATCCCGTGGCCGACGATCATCGGCGTGTTCATCGGCTCGGCGTTCGTGGGCTTGTTCGCGGCGCTGGTCCCGGCGTTCCGCGCCGGCCGCATGAACGTGCTGAACGCCATCGCCACCGAGTAG